The genome window TGCAGCGGTATACTGGCTGGCCCGCATGATAGAAGGCGGCGAAGACCCGAAATTTATTGCCCGCAGGTTACTTATTGCCTCTTCTGAAGATATTGGTTTGGCTAACTCTAATGCGCTGTTAATGGCGACTTCCTGTTTTCAGGCGGTGCAGATGATCGGTTACCCGGAAGCAGAGATTATACTTTCGCAGTGCACCGTATACCTGGCCACATCACCAAAAAGCAATGCCAGTTATAAAGCTATTAAACAGGCCCGCCAGATGGTGCAGCAAACCGGGAACCTGCCTGTTCCGTTACACATCCGCAACGCGCCCACCAAACTGATGAAGGAGATTGGCTACGGCAACAACTATAAGTATGCCCACGACTACGAAGGTAATTTTGTGGAGCAAGAATTTATGCCTGACGGCCTGAACAATACCACTTTTTACGAACCCGGAAACAACGGCCGCGAAGTAGAAATGCGTAAGCAGCTGCAAGCCCAATGGGGGAAAAAGTACAGGTATTAATCTTGAGTTCTGAGTCCCGAGTTACGAGTTAAAAAGGAGTAACGCTCTGAATTTAAATAAACTCGTGACTCAGAACTTGTAACTCAGAACTCTTTATAGTTTTGTAGATGAAAAGGTGAAGTTGGTCGAGAAGGGGATGATTGCTTGAACTATAAGCAGTAAATTTGTTTATTGTAGTGTGGGGCTACGTATAGCGCCATTATTTAATAAGTATAAAAATACATAACCTTATATGCTAAACTTCCTGAAATATGTGCTGGCAACTATTGTAGGCTTGCTCTTATTCTCTTTCATCAGCATCCTTATCCTGATTGGCATAGCAGCCAGCGCCGCGTCTAAAGACGAAGTTCGGATTGTAGAGAATTCTGTACTGGAACTGAAACTGGATAACCCGATTACAGAGCGCGACCCGCATAACCCATGGCAGGAGCTTGGTTTCGCTTTTGGTGGCTTCTCCAGCACCGATGGCCTTGACCAGATCAAAGCATCTATCCGCAAAGCTAAAACCGACGATAATATTAAAGGTATCTTCCTGAACATGCGTTTCGTGGACGCAGGTATGGCGAAGCTTGAAGAGATCCGTAATGAGCTTATTGACTTTAAGAAGTCCGGCAAGTTCGTGGTTTCTTACAGCGATATCTCGAATGAGAAAGCGTATTACCTGGCATCGGTAGCTGATAAGATCTATGTAAACCCACTGGGCACGCCGGAGTTTAACGGCATGAGCTCTGAAGTATACTTCTTTAAAGGTACTTTAGAAAAGCTTGATATTAAGCCGCAGATATTTAAAGTTGGTGAATTTAAAAGTGCTGTAGAGCCTTTCTTCCTGGATAAAATGAGCGAGCCGGCACGTCTGCAGATGCAGTCTTTCCTTAACTCGATCAACGATTTCCAGCTACGCAACATTGCCAAATCCCGCAACAAGACCTACGAAGAACTAAAGAATATTTCTGATAACCTGCTGGTGCGCGATGCTGCTGATGCTAAGAAGTATGGCCTGATTACGGATGTGGGTTACTACGATGAAGCGATCAACTATATCAAGAAAAAAGCAGGTATAAAAGAAGATGGCAAACTGGAACTGGTTGCCTTGAGCAAGTATAAGAAAGCAGAAGGCAAAGAAGAGAAGAACTCCTCTAAAAACCGCATTGCTGTTATTTATGCTGAGGGTGATATTGTAGACGGTAAAGGCGATGATGATGAGATCGGCAGCGAGCGTTATGCAGAAGCTATCAGAAAAGCCCGCCTCGATGAAAGGGTAAAAGCTGTAGTGCTACGTATTAGCTCACCGGGTGGTAGCGCCCTGGCGTCTGATGTGCTGTGGCGTGAAATTCAGCTGACCCGTAAAGTAAAACCAGTTATTGCTTCCATGTCAGATATGGCGGCATCCGGTGGGTATTACTTAGCGATGGGTTGCGATACCATTGTGGCGCATCCAAACACAATTACAGGTAGCATAGGCGTATTCGGTATCATCCCGAACATACAGGGCTTCATGAATAACAAACTGGGTATTACTGTGGATAATGTAAAAACCGGCAAGTATTCAGATGTACCAACGCTTACCCGACCAATGACTGCTTTTGAGCAGGAAGTTGTACAGCGCCAGATAAACCAGATCTATGATGTGTTTACAAAGAAAGCTGCACAAGGCCGTGGCATGACGCAGGATAAACTGAAGGAGTATGCTTCCGGTCGTGTATGGTCGGGTGCAGAAGCCAAGCAACGTAACCTGGTAGATGTGTTTGGCGGACTGGAAACAGCCATTAAGATAGCCGCCGAAAAAGCTAACATTAAAGACGACTACAGGTTAACTGAGTTACCAGCCCGTAAATCGTTTTTAGAGGAACTGATGGGAGATATGGGTTCTCAGGTAAAAGAGCAATATGTAAAAGCCGAACTTGGCGAACTATACCCGCTGTACAACATGTACAAAAAGGTGGAGCACA of Pontibacter deserti contains these proteins:
- the sppA gene encoding signal peptide peptidase SppA; translation: MLNFLKYVLATIVGLLLFSFISILILIGIAASAASKDEVRIVENSVLELKLDNPITERDPHNPWQELGFAFGGFSSTDGLDQIKASIRKAKTDDNIKGIFLNMRFVDAGMAKLEEIRNELIDFKKSGKFVVSYSDISNEKAYYLASVADKIYVNPLGTPEFNGMSSEVYFFKGTLEKLDIKPQIFKVGEFKSAVEPFFLDKMSEPARLQMQSFLNSINDFQLRNIAKSRNKTYEELKNISDNLLVRDAADAKKYGLITDVGYYDEAINYIKKKAGIKEDGKLELVALSKYKKAEGKEEKNSSKNRIAVIYAEGDIVDGKGDDDEIGSERYAEAIRKARLDERVKAVVLRISSPGGSALASDVLWREIQLTRKVKPVIASMSDMAASGGYYLAMGCDTIVAHPNTITGSIGVFGIIPNIQGFMNNKLGITVDNVKTGKYSDVPTLTRPMTAFEQEVVQRQINQIYDVFTKKAAQGRGMTQDKLKEYASGRVWSGAEAKQRNLVDVFGGLETAIKIAAEKANIKDDYRLTELPARKSFLEELMGDMGSQVKEQYVKAELGELYPLYNMYKKVEHIQGIQTRMPYNLSVE